The sequence TTTAACAGGGTGTTTTAAGCTTGAAGGTCTGCACCATTACCTTCAGCGCTTCCGCCTGCTTGTACAGCTCAGCCGTTGCAGCAGTACTTTCCTCAGACGCTGCCGAATTTACCTGCACCGCATTGGATACCTGGCTGATTTCATCGTTTATGCGGGCGATACCGGAAGCTTGCTCCGACGATGCACCGGCAATTTGTTCCGCCAATCCGGCGACCTGCTCTATCCCACCCACAATTTTGTTAAAAGCGTCTGCAGTGGTCTTTGCGATCTTCATCCCATGCTCTGCTCTCTGTATAGAACTTTCTATCATGTCTGCGGTCTCCTTTGCAGCTTTTGCCGAACGGGCCGCAAGACTACGCACCTCATCCGCCACAACTGCAAAACCTTTTCCGTACTGGCCCGCCCTTGCGGCCTCTACCGAAGCGTTTAATGACAGCAAGTTTGTCTGGAAGGCAATGTCCTCGATCGCCTTAATTACCTTTGAGATATTTGACGAAGACAGGTTGATCTCATCCATGGCTTTCAGCATATCCTCCATGTGCCTGTTGCCATCCACGGCTCCGTGTCTGACCTCATTTGCACATGTCATGGCCATGGCCGCATGATCTGTACTTAAGCCGATCCGGTTTTTTACCTCTGTTACAGCAGCAGCCAGCTCCTGAAGGGATCCCGCCTGATGGCCTGCCCCTTCTGACAGACGTATGCTTGCTTCCGATATTTGGCCGGCCCCACTTAAAACCTGTCCCGACGTATTGCATATTTGAGACAGAATGTGGTTGTTCTTCTCTACGATGCTGCTTAATGCAATGCCGAGAACATCCTTTTCCGAATTAACTTTCACATCCACAGTCAGATCTCCGCGGGCTATTGCTTCGGCTGCCTGAGCCTGTCTCCTGGTGTTTTCCACCATCGCCTTGAAGGATTCCATCAATTCTCCCACTTCATCCTTTGTGAGGACCCGCACGTTTGCGCTTGCATCTCCCACAGACAGCTGCCGTGCAATATTGTTGAGAATTTTAAGAGGACGCACAATGCTTCTGTTTAAGACTCTGCATATTATGAAGCTTGCAACAACAGATAGAATGGTAAGCAAAAATATTGCGGCCGAAGAAAGCGCAAAAAATCCTGATGACACATTGTTTATAGAATGTAATCTGTAAATGGTGAAAAGGCTTATCAAAGATATTAAAACTGTTATGACGTTCACTATACCGAATCCTATTACCAGCCTTTTGCTAAGAGCAATTGAATTCTGTCTTTCCTGTTTACCCCGTATTTCCATATGAGCTGCACCCCTTAATTTGTTTTTATACCTATAGTTTATATCGACAGTTTCCGGCATAATTTTAGTAAAATCACAATATTTATCTATATAAATTTATCTATATAAAAATAAACAATATAGCATGATGGACGGGGCGCAGACTGAACAGGTGCTTATTCCAACTGGTACATAATCATAATCCCGGAACGGGTAGTGATTTATTTTCAGAGCAAAGCAAATGAACGTATGTATTTCATATCTTTTGCGTATTTAAATCCTCATAATACACATCCTCAAACGGCAGATAAATACGCCTTTTTTCCAAAGAAGATAAATAGATTCCCTTAACCATCTCCAAAGTCTTCCTGCCTTCCGATCCGTCTACAGCTACAGGTTCATCCTGCAGAATCGATTCATAAAAATCCCTGATCTGAAGATGGTGGCTGCTTCCCCAGTAATCCGGCCCGACGTTTGTGGTCTCATAGGTATTTCTTATTTCTGTATAGCAGCCATCCGATTCATAAAAGCCCATATCCTGTATCAGGCCGCAGCGTCCCTTCTCACCCTGGAGTTCTATGGTAATGGGCGCATCGGAAGCATAGGAATTGCAGGCATAAAGGCTGTAGATACAGCCGTTTTTAAATCTAATAGCAGCTTCTGCGGCATCCTCCACATGCACCATTTCATGACAGTGGTTGTGAACGCTTCCTTCAATCCATTCAATGTCACTGCCCAGCATGTAACGGACACGGTCCATGCTGTGAATGGCCTGGTCAATCAGGACGCCGCCGCCCTCCTTATCCCAGGTTCCTTTCCAGTCGCATCCCTCATAATAAGAGGCAGGACGGTTCCATGTAAGATAAGACCGGGCAGATAAAATCTTTCCAAAATATCCTTCACTAATCAGCTGTTTTAACTTCTCCACACTTTTTGTGTATCTGGTCTGATAAATGACACCCAGTTTTTTCCCGGTAAGCTTCTGTACCTCCATCATCCGGTCAGCATCCTGCAGGGAAATAGCAATGGGCTTTTCAGTAAGCACATGTATTCCTGCCTCCATGGCTTTTACAGCCATAACCGGGTGCAGATAATGGGGAAGGCACAGATGTATTACATCAATCCGGTATTGCAGCGCGGACTCCAGATCCGTACTGTAATGGCAGTTGAATTTTTCCCCAAAAGATTTTGCCTTATCTTCGTCAATATCGATAGCACATACTAACTCTACATAATCCGAAAGTCTGCGAAAGGCATCTTCATAACAGGAAGAGATTCTTCCGCAGCCCATAATTGCAGCTCTTAACTTTTCCATTGGCGTACCTCCGTTTCATAAGAAAACAACATAGCCGGAAAACCCCATCAGCCGATAAAAAAGCTTCCAGCCATATCCTGAGTAAAATTGTAATGGATATCAAAGAAATATTTCATTGCGCCATTATAAAGGGCGCTGGAATCCAGAAGGCTGTACCTGACGCTGACGGAGTTCACCATGCGGCGAAATCCCACGGTGCCCAGACATTCCTGAATCTCCTGGAGAAATAAAGGCCCAAGATCTTTTCCCTTACCTCCGATAATAATCAGCTTTGGATGCACCATACAGATCAAATTGCACAAAGCCATGGAAAATTCATCAGCGATATCCCGCACTACTTTGCAGGAAACCATATCACCATATACACTGGCCTGGCCAAGATCCCCATAGGTAACATTCGAAGATCTCCTGAAGGCCGGACTTCCTCCGGCTTTAGAAATACGGTCTTTTAAGGACGCTTCCCCGATCATTAACTCCAGGCATCCCCGGTTCCCGCAGGAGCAAAGCTCTCCATTAGGGTCAATGGAATAATGACCGAACTGGGTGTAGGAAGCAGAAGCACGGCCCAGCATCTCATTATGGATGAATAAGGTAGCGCCGATCCCTTTCCCGAAGTTAATAAATGCGAAATCCTTTTCCGTAATCTGAGTATAAACCTTTTCCGCATAAGCAAAGCAGGCCGTATCATTTAAAAGAGCCACCGGAAAACCGGAGAATGCATGCTGGAGCTGGCCTACAAAATCTTTTTCCGGAAGATTCAGTGTTGTTGCGAATATTTCCCGCTTGTCAGGATCTATCATTGCGGGAACCACCACGCAAATCCCCAGGAACTGTTCCCTGTCTATCTGCTGCAGCACAGTCTGATGGATGTATTCCTGGCACAGAAGAATGTAGCTGTCAAGGGAAGGAACATCCACCTGCTCACAAAAGGAAGAGGTGCCGGTGATGTCCACCAGGGCCGCATTCAGTCTCTTCTCCTCCAGTAAGAAAACAGCCACATAATACTGTTCCGCACGAAGCAACAGACTGTTGGGCTTACGGCCCACATTCGTACTGTCACTGGCACCGGAATCGTATACAAATTTGCGCGCAATCAGTTCATCCACCAGGGAGGAAACTGCAGTCTTACTTAAGTGAGAATCTTTGGAGAGCTGCGCTCTTGAGATCCCTGGGTTTCGGTAAATGGAATTGTACAATTGCTTTAGATTTGTATTTTTAATTAACTGCTGGTTTACAAGTTTCATAATTTCCTGCCTGTCCTTTGCTTGTTATGATAAATTACTGATCGAACTGTCTCTGGCCCCATGAAGTTCTGGAAAACCACACATATGGCAATTCCGCTTCTCCTTAGGCAGAGCCCTTTTCTGACTTTTAGGCGTATTACACAACTGAAACACCTTTCCCCTTCTCATGATCTGCTGCATCAGAAGCTGCTCCCCCACCTCCTTAACACATATTTAGTAAAGTAACCTTATCAAATAATGTATCATAAAATATAGATAGTTGCAATAATTCCAGGAAAAATACGCAGAAAAGCCTCATTCCCCAGAAACGCTATGTAAAAAGAGGTTTTATCTATAAAAGATATGTAAATTAGTATAAATAAATTGTAACTTGATATTACCAATATTCATTTTATATGAATGTTTCATAAAATAATGAATTAATTTTCAAAATAAATATCACTAATTACATTTATTTTATATGAATCAAAAAAATATATTGACATATGTGTCGCTTAATGCTATTGTATTTTCAACAAATTAATATAATTCTTAGATACCAAAAGCCTGAATACAACAACTTTATATCAATGGCTTTTAATTTTAATTTATATTAGTAAGGTCACTGTACAAACTAATGAAAGAGGATGATGAAATGAAAGTAGGACTGATCGGATGCGGAGGAATGGGCACAACTCATAACCTATCGTTAAAGGCGTTGTCAACAAAAATGAATGTAGAAGTGACGGCCCTGGCAGACTGCAGGCCGGAATTTCTGGAAAAGGCCGCAATACAATGGCCCAATGCCAGGCAGTATAAAACTGGTATGGAGCTGCTGGAGACGGAATCCCTGGACAGCGTCCATATCTGCCTCCCCAGTTATCTCCATACGGAGCATGCGCTGGCAGCTATGGATAAGGGAATGAATGTATTTGTCGAGAAGCCTGTATGCCTGACAGAGGAAGAGGCCGAAAAGCTTATGGAAGCCCAGAAAAGAAATGGGGTTCAGGTAATGGTAGGACAGGTGGTAAGATCCTTTGATGAATACCGGTATTTAAAAGAGTGCTACGATACCGGAAGGTTTGGAGCGCTGAAATCCATCACTATGCAGAGAGTCAGCGGAGATGCCGCCTGGGGATATGAGGACTGGTTCCACGAGGAGGGAAAAAGCGGTTCCGTTGTGCTGGACCTCCATGTACATGACTTAGATTTCCTACGGTACATGCTGGGAGAACCGGATTCCTTTGATGTAAGGGCCACTGCCTTTTCCAGCGGCATGATCAACCAGATCTTTACCGCCTATGAATTCGGCAAGGTTTTTGCCATAACGGAAGGAATATGGGACATAAGCTCCTCTCTTCCTTTTGAAGCCAGCTTCCATGCATGCTTTGAGGAGGCTAGTGTCGTATTTAAGGGACGGGAGGAAACACCTCTGACTATTTATAAAAATGACGGCAGAATCGAGCATCCGAAGCTCCACCGGGAGTATGACGTAAACGATGACTCTGCCGGAATCAACATATCCAATCTGGGGCCTTATTATACGGAAATAAAATATTTCATCCAATGTCTCCAGGAAGGAAAACCTGTTGAGGTCGCCCCTCTGGAGGAAGGCATTCAGTCTGTACGCCAGGCGATCAGGGAATGGAAACAGGCAAAGGAGTATGTAACTAAAAGGTAACAATTAAAATTTTCATATTTTAGGAGGAAAAATTATGATGAAGAGAGCATTGGCTATCCTGATGACAACGGCATTGGCTGTTCCCAGCCTTACAGCATGCAGCGGAAGCGTCTCAAAGGATCAGGCAAAAACGGCGGAAGAAATCACCTTAAAGGTATTTGACGCCCATGCATACGGCCTTGAAGAGTATGCAGAGATGGCTAAAAAATTCGAAGAAGCCCACCCTGGCGTTAAAATCGAAGTACAGCACGCCGCAAACGACAGCAGTACGCTGCTTCAGTCCCGCGTGAATTCAGGAGATATCCCGGATGTATTTGATGTAGAATCCGGTACGGCAGCCCAGAAATATTATGAATATGCTTATAACTGGACAGAGGATAAAGAAGTATTAGGCAAATTCAAGGAAACTGCCCTGGAAACGGGAAAAGACGGGGACGGAAACATCATGTCACTTCCATGGACCTATGAGAATTTGGGCCTGATCTATAACATTGAGCTGTTTGAAAAAGCCGGAATCACAGAACTACCGGATACCATGGATGAGCTTGAGGCAGCCTGTGAAAAGCTGTCTGCAGCCGGGATCACACCTTTTGCTTTGGCAGCAAAGGAAACATGGGTCCTTCATCACCTTTCCACTCATTTTATGATGGATAAGTCCCTGGATGCAAAGGGAGTCGTGGATAAATTAAACAGCGGTGATCTTGCCTTTAAGGATATGAAGAATTTCCAGAATCTCTTCCGTCTTCTGGATCTGGCTGTGAAATATGGTCCTGATAAGCCACTTGAAATCGACTGGGAAACAAGCGAAAACATGCTGGCAAACGGAGAGGCAGCCATTATCCATATGGGCGACTGGTGCCAGTCTACCCTGGATTCCTTTAACCCCGATGCCCGCCTGGCATTCCTTCCCTGTCCGGTAAGTGATAATCCGGAAGATGCCACACTGCTGTCTTCCTGTAACTGGACCTATATCGTGAACAAGGATTCCAAGCATTTGGATCTGGCAAAGGAATATCTGGAGTATATCCTCACATCAGAGGAAGGCCAGAAATGGATGTGTGACGGTGTAGGAGGCGTTCCAGGAGCTAAGACAACCATGGAAGTTAAGGGGGCTCTTGCCAATGATGCGTCAGCATACGTGGAAAATGGAAAGACAAACGGCTGGATCCACACCATTGCGCCTACGGGATATTCTGATATCGTTGGTCCTGCGATGCAGGCGTATATGATAGGGGATATGACAGCGCAGCAGGTGACTGAGGAGTTCCAGAAGGGATGGCAGATCCAGAAAAACTGAACCCTCAGTTTGAGAAACCGGAGCCTGACGGAAACGGAAACCCAGGAGGCATGAAAGTGAAAAACAAAGGAAAAGCAAAAGATTTATTGATATTCGCATTGTTTGTATTTCCAGCGGTGGCGTTTGTACTGTTTTCTACAGACGTACCATTTCTGATGAACCTGTACTACTCGGTCTTTGACTGGAATGGGATCAGTAAGGACATGAAGTTCGTAGGACTTCAAAACTTTGTTAATATATTCTCAGATGATACACTGTTTTGGAAAAGCGCTGCATTTACACTAAAGTTCTCGGTGTTTTTTGTAGTGACGGTAAACATTATATCCCTGACTGTTGCCCTGGTCATGTCGGAGGAAAAGAAAAGCTCAAGCGTGGGGCGGGCATTTTATTACATACCTTATATCATAAGCCTGACGGCCATCAGCCTGATCTGGAAATTCATCCTCGGTCCCGGGTTTGAGGCTCTGTATCAGGCAACCGGCTGGGAGGTGTTTCACTGGAGCTGGCTGGGTTCATCGAAGCTTGCATTTTTCGTAGTCGTAATTATGACCGTGTGGCAGAATCTGGGATTCTATATGGTGAATTATATTGCCGGCATCATTTCCGTACCAAGGGAACTAATCGAAGCCGCCAAAATAGACGGAGCCAACAAATTCCAGGTGTTAAGAAGGGTGACTATTCCCTTGATCATGCCTGCTGTTTCCATCTGTATGCTTACCTCCCTGACATTCTCATTTAAACTGTTTGATGTCATCATGGTGTTTACCAAGGGCGGACCGGCCAATTCCACCATTTCCGTGGCATACAACATCTATAAGGAAGCATTTTTTAACAACCGTTACGGAATGGCTACCGCAAAGTCACTGGTATTTGTAGTTTTCGTGCTTATGATCACTGCAGTACAGCTTAAGGTAACTAAGGGTAAGGAGATAGAGGCGTAATGAAAAAATAAAAAAAATCAGCATGCTTTCCGTTATTGTGTTTATCTGTTCTGTGTTCTGGCTGATGCCTCTGCTTCTGATATTTATTAATTCTTTTAAACCTTATAACGACATGCTTCAAAAGTTCCTGGCCCTCCCTGAGAGCTGGAGTCTTAACATGTACATGGAAACATGGACGAAATTCCGATTTCCGATGCTCATCAGCAATACCCTGCTATATACGGCATGCACAGTATGCGTGATCGCGCTGCTGGCTCCTATGGCGGCCTATAAGCTGGCAAGGACAAAGGGCAGATTGTCCGCGGCGTGCTTTGCACTCATTATCATGCCAATGATGGTACCCTTCCAGTCCTACATGATCACTTTGACCAGGCTGGTGGCAAGTCTTGGCATGACAGGGAATAAGATCGGATATATCCTGGTAAGTACAGGGCTGTGTATGCCCCTGGCAGTCTATATGATTCATGGGTTTGTAAAAAATGTTCCCATTGAGCTGGAGGAATGCGCCTGTATTGACGGTGCTTCCAAGGTGAGGACCTATTTCACCATTGTTCTCCCGCTGCTAAAGCCCATCCTGACAACAGTCGTGGTTCTGGACACTCTTGCTACATGGAATGATATCATCACCAACCAGTTGATCGTCGGAGGAAATGCCCGGGCAATGAACATCCAGAATGCGCTTTACATGCAGTTTTCCGCCCAGTCGGCGGACTGGGAACACGCCCTTCCGGGAATCGTGATGTCCATGGCCCCAAGCCTGATCTTCTTTGTTTTCATGCAGAAGCATATTGTGGGAGGCATTACGGCCGGAGCTGTCAAGGGCTGATAAAAAGAAAGAGAGGTATTTCCTATGAGAATCGGAAGTTTGATTGAACTATTTCAGGATACGGATGTGGAAGGTAAATTTGCGGAGCTGCGCTCTATGGGCATGGAAAGCTGCCAGCTGGTGTGCTGGGACCAGGAATTGATGAATGAGAACACTGCAGATAAGGTACATGCCGCAGCAATCCGTCACAAAGTGGATATCACCGCCTTCTGGTGCGGATGGGAAGGTCCAAAAGTATGGGATTTCTATGACGGTCAGCTTACCCTGGGTCTTGTGCCCGAGGCATTCCGTTTTGAGAGAATGAAGATGCTGGAAAAAGGAATTGATTTCGCTGCCATGATCCATGTTCGGGATGTGGCAACCCACGTGGGCTACATGCCGGAAAATCCCTACGACCCCCATTACCAGGGCGTCCTGACATGCTTAAAAGCGCTGGTAAAACAGTGTAAAAAGAATCAGCAGAATTTCCTTTTTGAGACAGGCCAGGAAACCCCGGTCACATTAAAAAGAGCCATACAGGATATCGAAAAGGATACAGGAAAAGGCAATGTGGGAATCAACCTGGACCCTGCCAATTTAATCATGTACGGCAAAGCCAACCCGGTAGACGCCCTGGAAGTATTCGGGGAATACGTGATGGGAATTCACGGAAAGGATGGAAAATATCCTACGGACGGTCATATGCTTGGTGAAGAGGTTCCTCTCGGAGAGGGAAAAGTGAATTATCCCGCCTTTGTGGCAAAGCTGAAAGAAATAGGATATGCGGGAGATATTACCATAGAACGGGAAATATCCGGCGAAGAGCAGAAAAAGGATATTCTCAAGGCTAAAAATCTCCTGGAACAACTGATAAAGGAAGAATAATTTTACATGAAAAGAGCTGCCCATGATAATCAGTCATGGGCAGCTCTTTTTATGGATTCCTATATTTCTCAGAAAATTTCTAAAATCACTGAATCACAATTGCCTGGGACAAATGTCTTGGCTGATCCGCGTCAATGCCCTTTTTCTCAGCAATGTAATAACCGATAAACTGTCCGATAAGTCCGATTATCGCCGCATT is a genomic window of Lacrimispora sphenoides containing:
- a CDS encoding methyl-accepting chemotaxis protein codes for the protein MGDASANVRVLTKDEVGELMESFKAMVENTRRQAQAAEAIARGDLTVDVKVNSEKDVLGIALSSIVEKNNHILSQICNTSGQVLSGAGQISEASIRLSEGAGHQAGSLQELAAAVTEVKNRIGLSTDHAAMAMTCANEVRHGAVDGNRHMEDMLKAMDEINLSSSNISKVIKAIEDIAFQTNLLSLNASVEAARAGQYGKGFAVVADEVRSLAARSAKAAKETADMIESSIQRAEHGMKIAKTTADAFNKIVGGIEQVAGLAEQIAGASSEQASGIARINDEISQVSNAVQVNSAASEESTAATAELYKQAEALKVMVQTFKLKTPC
- a CDS encoding Gfo/Idh/MocA family protein, which translates into the protein MEKLRAAIMGCGRISSCYEDAFRRLSDYVELVCAIDIDEDKAKSFGEKFNCHYSTDLESALQYRIDVIHLCLPHYLHPVMAVKAMEAGIHVLTEKPIAISLQDADRMMEVQKLTGKKLGVIYQTRYTKSVEKLKQLISEGYFGKILSARSYLTWNRPASYYEGCDWKGTWDKEGGGVLIDQAIHSMDRVRYMLGSDIEWIEGSVHNHCHEMVHVEDAAEAAIRFKNGCIYSLYACNSYASDAPITIELQGEKGRCGLIQDMGFYESDGCYTEIRNTYETTNVGPDYWGSSHHLQIRDFYESILQDEPVAVDGSEGRKTLEMVKGIYLSSLEKRRIYLPFEDVYYEDLNTQKI
- a CDS encoding ROK family transcriptional regulator, which gives rise to MKLVNQQLIKNTNLKQLYNSIYRNPGISRAQLSKDSHLSKTAVSSLVDELIARKFVYDSGASDSTNVGRKPNSLLLRAEQYYVAVFLLEEKRLNAALVDITGTSSFCEQVDVPSLDSYILLCQEYIHQTVLQQIDREQFLGICVVVPAMIDPDKREIFATTLNLPEKDFVGQLQHAFSGFPVALLNDTACFAYAEKVYTQITEKDFAFINFGKGIGATLFIHNEMLGRASASYTQFGHYSIDPNGELCSCGNRGCLELMIGEASLKDRISKAGGSPAFRRSSNVTYGDLGQASVYGDMVSCKVVRDIADEFSMALCNLICMVHPKLIIIGGKGKDLGPLFLQEIQECLGTVGFRRMVNSVSVRYSLLDSSALYNGAMKYFFDIHYNFTQDMAGSFFIG
- a CDS encoding Gfo/Idh/MocA family protein; protein product: MKVGLIGCGGMGTTHNLSLKALSTKMNVEVTALADCRPEFLEKAAIQWPNARQYKTGMELLETESLDSVHICLPSYLHTEHALAAMDKGMNVFVEKPVCLTEEEAEKLMEAQKRNGVQVMVGQVVRSFDEYRYLKECYDTGRFGALKSITMQRVSGDAAWGYEDWFHEEGKSGSVVLDLHVHDLDFLRYMLGEPDSFDVRATAFSSGMINQIFTAYEFGKVFAITEGIWDISSSLPFEASFHACFEEASVVFKGREETPLTIYKNDGRIEHPKLHREYDVNDDSAGINISNLGPYYTEIKYFIQCLQEGKPVEVAPLEEGIQSVRQAIREWKQAKEYVTKR
- a CDS encoding ABC transporter substrate-binding protein, which translates into the protein MMKRALAILMTTALAVPSLTACSGSVSKDQAKTAEEITLKVFDAHAYGLEEYAEMAKKFEEAHPGVKIEVQHAANDSSTLLQSRVNSGDIPDVFDVESGTAAQKYYEYAYNWTEDKEVLGKFKETALETGKDGDGNIMSLPWTYENLGLIYNIELFEKAGITELPDTMDELEAACEKLSAAGITPFALAAKETWVLHHLSTHFMMDKSLDAKGVVDKLNSGDLAFKDMKNFQNLFRLLDLAVKYGPDKPLEIDWETSENMLANGEAAIIHMGDWCQSTLDSFNPDARLAFLPCPVSDNPEDATLLSSCNWTYIVNKDSKHLDLAKEYLEYILTSEEGQKWMCDGVGGVPGAKTTMEVKGALANDASAYVENGKTNGWIHTIAPTGYSDIVGPAMQAYMIGDMTAQQVTEEFQKGWQIQKN
- a CDS encoding carbohydrate ABC transporter permease → MADPEKLNPQFEKPEPDGNGNPGGMKVKNKGKAKDLLIFALFVFPAVAFVLFSTDVPFLMNLYYSVFDWNGISKDMKFVGLQNFVNIFSDDTLFWKSAAFTLKFSVFFVVTVNIISLTVALVMSEEKKSSSVGRAFYYIPYIISLTAISLIWKFILGPGFEALYQATGWEVFHWSWLGSSKLAFFVVVIMTVWQNLGFYMVNYIAGIISVPRELIEAAKIDGANKFQVLRRVTIPLIMPAVSICMLTSLTFSFKLFDVIMVFTKGGPANSTISVAYNIYKEAFFNNRYGMATAKSLVFVVFVLMITAVQLKVTKGKEIEA
- a CDS encoding carbohydrate ABC transporter permease yields the protein MYMETWTKFRFPMLISNTLLYTACTVCVIALLAPMAAYKLARTKGRLSAACFALIIMPMMVPFQSYMITLTRLVASLGMTGNKIGYILVSTGLCMPLAVYMIHGFVKNVPIELEECACIDGASKVRTYFTIVLPLLKPILTTVVVLDTLATWNDIITNQLIVGGNARAMNIQNALYMQFSAQSADWEHALPGIVMSMAPSLIFFVFMQKHIVGGITAGAVKG
- a CDS encoding sugar phosphate isomerase/epimerase family protein, whose protein sequence is MRIGSLIELFQDTDVEGKFAELRSMGMESCQLVCWDQELMNENTADKVHAAAIRHKVDITAFWCGWEGPKVWDFYDGQLTLGLVPEAFRFERMKMLEKGIDFAAMIHVRDVATHVGYMPENPYDPHYQGVLTCLKALVKQCKKNQQNFLFETGQETPVTLKRAIQDIEKDTGKGNVGINLDPANLIMYGKANPVDALEVFGEYVMGIHGKDGKYPTDGHMLGEEVPLGEGKVNYPAFVAKLKEIGYAGDITIEREISGEEQKKDILKAKNLLEQLIKEE